The proteins below come from a single Cannabis sativa cultivar Pink pepper isolate KNU-18-1 chromosome 3, ASM2916894v1, whole genome shotgun sequence genomic window:
- the LOC115720306 gene encoding uncharacterized protein LOC115720306, which yields MEDDDDNTLVENETPSEDNTTKEKRFRGQSICKEIWKWKSKGLKVPLEWNDYGQPIGKHCAMLQTYLGYLARTQVPIDIVDWPSVPYTLLVHLWDDVEATFEVDPNYDKRYIMESISKKWRDRKSQLTKIIFSYLEDPEFAKDNPTTLTDPPKKSNITKEQWKTFVASRDNPEFKAIRKGAQERRAKLEYNHRSARTSLAQIEANLQKEHGTSEQIDRALIWKKSRMNNKGQFLDESTKEVAERIDELLEKKGKGEVVEIGSNDVLTQALGKPEHRGRVRGKGLSVCQREVFIKPPRTTFAQLQKQQLQFQQQEKQELLRQLKIMNERFSTIESQMKMMMSHQSQSQPNNATQPEVQSGNGVEGQSGNGVEGQSGNRVEAQSGNGVEAQSGTRVEAQLGNGVEAQSGTRVEAQLGNGLEIHQSTNSKDEPCRLIIESSLETVAKGYIVHTGDDKIHCDDITDNLRVRITEVIVGDADLPKAISDEVVKVKDAINTFVPWPSHLVLRGFEALIEPRPKKLKVTRKNNPSQHIQPTTQPQQKESRPFSSSSVKTSSLTTKKSTIPDHIPPSLVLYTKNFLKSKGSFMCTITAPQNIFGSIEHNIYIDKDDVSQVLHLEKISAAVISLYMRGLYETLLKMRIAQYVSFMEASQFAPSIGKTNNIVERARLLAERLNSVEKGMFLLTPYNLGRHWMVIIIYAHSQDAYFFDPVGNHPKEDAVSVVKSAFDLYNTRNNNLRRKVQGVTWYTVQGPKQPDDKVCGFYIMRLMRDLTMSNDPRDYLEKHCYGQKTYSTDEINEVREEWVSYLTEYMP from the exons ATGGAAGATGACGATGATAACACACTTGTAGAGAACGAGACACCTTCAGAAGATAACACAACTAAAGAAAAAAGATTTAGAGGTCAATCAATTTGTAAAGAAATTTGGAAGTGGAAAAGTAAGGGATTAAAAGTTCCTCTTGAATGGAATGATTATGGCCAACCAATTGGAAAGCATTGTGCTATGCTTCAAACTTATCTTGGTTATCTTGCACGCACACAAGTACCTATAGATATCGTTGATTGGCCTAGTGTTCCATATACATTGTTAGTTCATCTATGGGATGATGTTGAG gcCACATTTGAAGTTGATCCAAATTATGATAAACGCTACATTATGGaatctatttcaaagaaatGGAGGGATAGAAAGTCACAATTGACAAAGatcatattttcttatttagagGACCCTGAGTTTGCAAAGGATAATCCAACAACATTAACAGACCCGCCAAAAAAGTCAAATATCACAAAGGAACAGTGGAAAACTTTTGTTGCTTCTCGAGACAATCCTGAGTTTAAGGCCATACGAAAGGGGGCACAAGAGCGACGTGCTAAGCTCGAATACAACCATCGATCTGCAAGAACGTCATTAGCGCAAATAGAGGCAAACTTACAAAAAGAACATGGTACATCAGAACAAATTGATCGAGCTTTAATTTGGAAGAAATCACGAATGAATAATAAAGGACAATTCTTAGATGAGTCAACTAAAGAAGTGGCTGAAAGGATT GATGAACTTTTGGAGAAGAAGGGCAAAGGTGAGGTGGTGGAGATTGGCTCAAATGATGTCCTCACTCAAGCTTTGGGTAAACCAGAACACCGTGGTCGTGTTCGTGGTAAAGGGTTGTCCGTGTGTCAACGGGAGGTGTTCATAAAGCCTCCACGGACCACTTTCGCACAATTACAAAAACAACAACTCCAATTTCAGCAACAAGAAAAACAAGAACTCTTACGACAATTAAAGATCATGAATGAGCGTTTTAGCACCATAGAGAgccagatgaagatgatgatgagcCACCAATCACAATCTCAACCGAATAATGCAACTCAGCCTGAGGTTCAATCTGGAAATGGAGTTGAGGGTCAATCTGGAAATGGAGTTGAGGGTCAATCTGGAAATAGAGTTGAGGCTCAATCAGGAAATGGAGTTGAGGCTCAATCTGGAACTAGAGTTGAGGCTCAACTTGGAAATGGAGTTGAGGCTCAATCTGGAACTAGAGTTGAGGCTCAACTTGGAAATGGACTTGAGATTCATCAATCTACTAATTCAAAG GATGAACCTTGTAGATTGATAATAGAGTCGTCATTGGAAACAGTTGCAAAAGGTTATATAGTCCATACTGGAGATGATAAAATTCATTGCGATGACATTACGGATAATCTTCGAGTTCGCATAACTGAAGTTATTGTGGGAGATGCAGATTTACCAAAAGCGATCTCAGATGAGGTTGTAAAAGTAAAAGATGCGATTAATACATTTGTACCATGGCCTTCACACTTAGTACTAAGAGGATTTGAG GCCTTAATAGAACCAAGACCAAAGAAGTTGAAAGTTACAAGAAAGAATAATCCAAGTCAACACATACAACCTACAACTCAGCCACAACAAAAAGAGTCACGTCCATTCTCATCATCTAGTGTCAAAACATCAAGTTTGACAACGAAAAAAAGTACAATTCCGGATCACATACCACCAAGTTTGGTTTTGTACACAAAAAACTTTTTGAAGAGTAAGGGATCTTTTATGTGCACGATTACAGCTCCTCAAAATATATTTGGATCAATTGaacataacatatatattgaCAAGGATGATGTTTCACAAGTTTTACATCTTGAAAAAATCAGTGCAGCTGTCATCTCATTGTATATGag AGGTCTATATGAAACTCTTTTAAAAATGAGAATTGCTCAATATGTATCATTTATGGAGGCTTCTCAATTTGCACCGAGCATTGGTAAAACAAACAATATTGTTGAACGAGCAAGATTACTTGCGGAACGCTTAAATTCAGTAGAAAAGGGGATGTTTCTATTGACACCTTATAACTTGGG ACGACATTGGATGGTGATAATCATATATGCTCATAGCCAAGATGCATATTTTTTCGATCCAGTTGGTAATCATCCAAAAGAAGATGCCGTGAGTGTAGTCAAAAG tGCATTTGACTTATATAATACccgaaataataatttaagaagAAAAGTCCAAGGCGTAACTTGGTATACAGTTCAG GGTCCTAAACAACCTGACGATAAAGTCTGTGGTTTTTACATCATGCGACTAATGAGAGACTTAACTATGTCGAACGATCCAAGAGATTATCTAGAGAAGCAT TGTTATGGTCAGAAAACATACTCAACGGATGAGATCAACGAAGTGCGTGAAGAATGGGTCTCCTACTTAACTGAGTATATGCCATGA
- the LOC133036249 gene encoding uncharacterized protein LOC133036249, giving the protein MDRDWMKKNRLSKEYEDGVNYFMNFAMQNEKDPTMISCPCMKCGNLKKLKVVDVRGHLYINGIDQTYQKWIWHGESVSQPSFPKRARKEDVSDRNFHIDMVNDLEEEFADRPDEFVRIIEESEKSIYTGSKVSKMSFLVKMYNIKARNGLSDNGFSQLLSYLSDIFPEGNNIPSSTYEAKKILRSLGMEYEKIHACPNDCILFRNEFVLAKHCPVCKCSRWKLNDNGKEKEGIPAKLLWYIPPIPRFKRLFRNTEHAKSLVWHDDKRIKDGKMRHPADSPSWKNIDDMYPKIASDPRNLRLGLSADGINPHSSMSSNYSCWPVNLVIYNLPPWLCMKRKFVMLSLLISGPKQPGNDIDVYLAPLVDDLKQLWEGIECYDVRKDETFTLRGVLLWTINDFPAYGNLSGHCVKGYKACPICSEQTYGVRLTHCKKVVYMGHRRFLQPTHPFRRYSKEFDGTIEDRIAPTPMTGIEVFDKVSQLVNRFGKIPPNTKDKEKVKQKGKGNKGKGKGKGKKKKVVKVKRVSKAKNKIEDACWKKRSIFFELEYWKHLLLRHNLNVMHIEKNICESIIGTLLNIPGKTKDSFSSRLDLLEMGIRTDLAPRVKVGEKRKLLPAACYNLTKEEKHQVCESLANVKVPYGYSSNIRNLVSMKDLRLIGLKSHDCHALMQQLLPIAIRGISQTHVKSAIIRLCMFFNAICSKTIDVSSLKPLQKEIELTLCLLEQFFPPSFFDVMVHLTVHLVREVELGGPVYMRWMYGFERYMKILKGYVRNRSKPEGCIVECYIAEEAIEFCSEYVGNVEPIGIPKSLFDINNVSSEGVGAGIATFTTNEEISLAHINVLENTSVVQPYINEHLEHLRSVNTSRRDKWIQDEHHKTFGHWLKQKVEGELSCGTVSEELKWIARGPKNMPIKYEGYVVNGRRFNTKTRDDVRVNQNSGVSIVAQTMMVSSSKDKRPIYGDMSFYGTINEIWELDYTRFRVAVFKCDWVDSNNGFKEDKMGFKLVNLKKIGHKEDPFILASQAKQVFYINDPIDASWSVVVSAEPRNMRTNNDLIVEVEDVEELQLTDKSLIDLDGFDSREATIGSYYRNDMDGIWIETT; this is encoded by the exons ATGTATGAAGTgtggaaatttaaaaaaattgaaggtTGTAGATGTAAGAGGACACTTATACATAAATGGTATCGACCAAACTTACCAAAAATGGATATGGCATGGTGAGAGTGTGTCTCAACCATCATTTCCAAAAAGAGCTCGCAAAGAGGATGTATCAGATAGGAATTTTCACATTGATATGGTTAACGATCTAGAAGAAGAGTTTGCAGATCGCCCGGATGAATTCGTAAGAATAATTGAAGAATCAGAAAAATCCATTTATACTGGGTCCAAGGTTAGCAAAATGTCATTTTTGGTTAAGATGTATAATATAAAGGCTAGGAATGGATTGAGTGATAATGGATTTTCACAATTACTTTCTTACTTAAGCGATATTTTTCCTGAAGGAAATAATATCCCAAGTAGTACTTATGAGGCAAAGAAGATTTTGCGGTCATTAGGCATGGAGTATGAAAAGATACATGCATGTCCTAATGATTGCATATTATTTAGGAATGAGTTTGTGTTGGCTAAGCATTGCCCTGTTTGTAAGTGCTCTAGATGGAAGTTGAATGATAATGGCAAGGAGAAGGAGGGGATTCCTGCCAAATTATTGTGGTATATACCACCAATTCCTAGGTTTAAGCGTTTATTTCGCAATACTGAACATGCAAAAAGTTTGGTATGGCATGACGATAAGAGAATTAAGGATGGAAAAATGCGTCATCCGGCTGATTCTCCATCTTGGAAAAATATTGATGACATGTATCCCAAAATAGCTTCAGACCCTAGAAATCTTCGACTAGGCCTTTCTGCGGATGGTATcaatcctcatagttccatgaGTAGCAACTACAGTTGTTGGCCAGTCAATCTTGTTATTTATAATCTTCCTCCTTGGTTATGCATGAAACGTAAATTTGTCATGTTGTCATTATTAATTTCTGGGCCTAAGCAACCTGGAAATGATATTGACGTGTATTTGGCACCACTGGTGGATGATTTAAAACAATTATGGGAAGGAATTGAATGCTATGATGTAAGAAAAGATGAAACTTTTACTTTGCGAGGAGTTTTATTGTGgacaatcaatgattttccaGCATATGGTAATCTGTCTGGGCATTGTGTCAAGGGATATAAAGCATGTCCTATTTGCTCAGAACAGACATATGGTGTTAGATTAACACACTGTAAAAAAGTTGTGTACATGGGCCATAGACGATTTCTACAACCTACTCATCCATTTCGTAGGTACTCAAAGGAATTTGATGGTACAATTGAAGATAGAATTGCTCCCACTCCCATGACTGGTATAGAAGTTTTTGACAAAGTTAGTCAGTTGGTGAATCGATTTGGGAAGATTCCCCCAAATACAAAAGATAAAGAAAAAGTGAaacaaaaaggaaaaggaaataAAGGGAAAGGCAAAGGCAAAGGCAAAAAGAAGAAAGTTGTAAAAGTCAAAAGAGTTTCAAAAGCTAAGAACAAGATTGAAGATGCTTGTTGGAAGAAGAGATCTATTTTTTTTGAGTTGGAGTACTGGAAACATCTCTTATTGCGACACAATCTTAATGTCATGCACATTGAGAAAAATATTTGTGAAAGTATAATTGGAACCTTACTTAATATTCCAGGAAAGACAAAAGATAGTTTTTCATCACGACTAGATCTGTTAGAAATGGGAATTAGAACAGATTTAGCTCCTCGTGTTAAAGTGGGAGAAAAGAGAAAGTTATTACCAGCAGCTTGTTACAACCTTACAAAGGAAGAAAAACATCAAGTTTGTGAGTCGTTGGCCAATGTGAAAGTCCCATATGGTTATTCATCAAATATTCGCAACTTGGTTTCAATGAAAGATTTAAGACTTATTGGGCTTAAATCGCATGATTGTCATGCTTTAATGCAACAATTGCTCCCTATTGCTATTCGAGGAATTTCTCAAACTCATGTTAAATCTGCAATCATCAGGCTTTGTATGTTTTTTAATGCAATTTGTTCAAAAACTATTGATGTATCGTCTCTAAAGCCATTGCAGAAAGAAATTGAGTTAACACTGTGTTTGCTTGAACAATTTTTTCCTCCATCATTTTTTGATGTAATGGTTCACTTAACTGTTCATTTAGTTAGGGAAGTTGAGTTAGGTGGGCCTGTGTATATGAGGTGGATGTATGGATTTGAAAGATACATGAAGATATTAAAGGGATATGTTCGAAATCGAAGTAAACCTGAAGGTTGTATTGTTGAATGCTACATTGCAGAAGAAGCTATAGAGTTTTGCTCTGAATATGTTGGTAATGTTGAGCCAATTGGTATCCCAAAATCACTATTTGATATAAACAATGTATCTAGTGAAGGAGTTGGTGCTGGAATTGCTACATTTACAACCAACGAAGAAATAAGTTTGGCTCACATAAATGTGTTGGAGAACACATCAGTGGTGCAACCTTATATCAA TGAACATCTTGAACACTTGAGAAGTGTAAACACATCAAGACGGGATAAGTGGATACAAGATGAACATCATAAAACTTTTGGGCATTGGTTAAAACAGAAAGTAGAAGGAGAGCTATCATGCGGAACAGTTTCAGAAGAATTAAAATGGATCGCTAGAGGGCCGAAAAATATGCCAATAAAGTATGAGGGCTATGTGGTTAATGGGCGTCGTTTTAACACTAAGACTCGAGATGATGTTCGAGTTAATCAGAATAGTGGAGTGTCTATTGTTGCACAAACAATGATGGTTTCTAGTTCTAAAGACAAAAGACCCATTTACGGAGATATGTCTTTTTATGGAACAATCAATGAAATTTGGGAGCTTGATTACACTAGATTTCGAGTGGCAGTTTTTAAGTGTGATTGGGTTGACAGCAACAACGGATTCAAAGAAGACAAAATGGGTTTTAAACTTGTGAATTTGAAGAAAATAGGCCATAAAGAAGATCCTTTCATTTTAGCATCTCAAGCAAAACAAGTGTTTTACATAAATGACCCCATAGACGCTAGTTGGTCTGTTGTAGTCTCTGCTGAACCTAGAAACATGAGAACAAATAATGATTTAATTGTAGAGGTTGAAGATGTTGAGGAACTTCAATTAACTGACAAATCATTAATTGATCTTGATGGCTTCGATTCAAGAGAAGCAACAATAGGATCTTATTATCGAAATGATATGGATGGCATATGGATTGAAACTACATAA